The genomic DNA TTTTATGATCCATAACGCACTCCTTTTATTTAGCCAAACCTGCCGGTCACGTAATCCTCGGTCCGCTTGTCGCACGGCGCGGTAAATATTTTCCCGGTAACGTCAAATTCAACCAGCTCGCCAAGGAGAAAAAAACCGGTGAAGTCGGCGACCCGGGCCGCTTGCTGCATATTGTGGGTCACGATCACGATCGTATAATCTTTTTTGAGCTCATG from Candidatus Margulisiibacteriota bacterium includes the following:
- the pstB gene encoding phosphate ABC transporter ATP-binding protein (ATP-binding protein; PstABCS is an ATP dependent phosphate uptake system which is responsible for inorganic phosphate uptake during phosphate starvation) is translated as HELKKDYTIVIVTHNMQQAARVADFTGFFLLGELVEFDVTGKIFTAPCDKRTEDYVTGRFG